The Mytilus galloprovincialis chromosome 2, xbMytGall1.hap1.1, whole genome shotgun sequence genome has a window encoding:
- the LOC143065043 gene encoding uncharacterized protein LOC143065043: MSEEKVLEEEHGQVNCGGSVVSDHSETEILDVVQPPLFGRGICRDEPLSKTGKKLQLFKMLCLTVIPIIGLWGYTVYTLADILNSRAENDKQRSSVYYSIDVGQLVHRLQVERDMSVLYLSELGPETRTFLLAEYINTDRTIDRLSYWPGDLDKANGAMFLSKANFRDYLAAHRQILSRDQFSIQDEIDFYSRIIDTTIYWLYNTITESKFSLVWKILVAYQKLASAKENVGVERALGTMFYSSGGFESHSYFETYNKRLHSFRAHMKTAGMYSEFVRQIYNVGLREQNNGTNITSIIESFRTEIQNVENTSTIDIAKSRYWFDNMTIYMDTLLDIQTQMAQKVIKILDVAIEDLTIDLAVYAILLVVVILMCPLVILATESLTSSIQIYALTLVDKTNELASEKARKDGLLYQMVPRQIANRLKKQKKVEAEYFKSVTVCFADVYGFGHITVELTPKELIILLGSLHNTVDNILEEFDAFKVETINDSFMVASGLPHRSSDRHATEIANFSLKMLNTVTEMKFCNGHRTIKLRIGIHTGPCMAGIIGFKVPKYCLFGETINLATRIKANSTPNKIHISNTTNTILSKYREFKIEKKGEVTQQGKTDIITYWLVRKSGDANHRVHELDTDKRQGRQGDGNEEDFPGEIAAVQESNEYVPAKSNGKTKEDNRNTARVAPTVAEKEKEKKAMKKMKIQK, from the exons ATGTCAGAAGAGAAAGTTTTGGAGGAGGAGCATGGTCAAGTCAACTGTGGCGGATCAGTGGTCAGTGATCATTCGGAAACGGAAATTCTAGATGTTGTACAGCCACCATTATTTGGCAGAG gTATTTGTAGAGATGAGCCCTTGTCAAAAACAGGCAAAAAATTACAACTGTTTAAAATGTTATGTCTCACTGTTATACCTATCATAGGTTTATGGGGTTATACTGTATATACGTTAGCAGATATACTGAACAGTAGAGCAGAAAATGACAAG CAACGATCCTCAGTGTACTATAGTATTGACGTGGGACAATTGGTACATCGACTCCAAGTAGAACGTGACATGAGTGTATTATACCTTAGTGAACTTGGACCAGAAACTAGAACTTTTCTTTTAGCAGAATACATTAACACTGACCGAACAATTGATCGATTGTCATACTGGCCCGGTGATCTGGATAAAGCTAACGGTGCTATGTTTTTATCAAAGGCTAATTTCAGAGATTACCTGGCAGCACATCGACAAATTCTAAGTCGCGACCAATTTTCGATTCAAGACGAAATTGATTTTTATTCGCGAATTATCGACACAACGATTTATTGGTTATACAATACGATCACAGAATCCAAATTTTCTTTAGTATGGAAGATACTTGTAGCTTATCAGAAGCTGGCAAGTGCTAAGGAAAACGTAGGTGTAGAGCGAGCGTTAGGTACCATGTTCTATTCAAGCGGAGGTTTCGAGTCTCATTCGTACTTTGAAACGTACAATAAAAGGCTTCACAGTTTTCGTGCGCATATGAAAACTGCAGGAATGTACTCTGAATTTGTCAGACAAATATACAACGTCGGACTGCGAGAACAAAACAACGGTACCAACATCACATCCATCATCGAAAGTTTCAGAACTGAAATTCAAAACGTTGAAAATACTTCAACAATTGATATTGCCAAATCAAGATACTGGTTTGACAATATGACCATTTATATGGATACCCTTCTCGACATCCAAACACAGATGGCTCAGAAAGTAATCAAAATCCTAGATGTAGCTATTGAAGATTTGACCATTGACCTAGCCGTATACGCCATTTTACTTGTTGTGGTTATCTTGATGTGTCCATTGGTAATTTTGGCAACAGAAAGTCTGACGAGTAGTATTCAGATTTATGCATTGACACTTGTTGATAAGACTAATGAGTTAGCTAGTGAAAAGGCTCGGAAGGATGGATTGCTATACCAAATGGTACCAAGGCAAATTGCTAATCGCTTGAAAAAACAGAAGAAAGTGGAGGCTGAATACTTTAAGTCAGTGACAGTGTGTTTTGCTGATGTGTATGGTTTTGGTCATATTACGGTCGAACTCACACCCAAAGAATTAATTATATTACTTGGATCCTTACATAACACTGTTGACAACATTTTGGAAGAATTCGACGCGTTCAAAGTAGAAACGATTAACGACAGCTTCATGGTTGCATCAG ggtTGCCACATAGAAGTTCAGATCGTCATGCAACTGAAATAGCAAATTTCTCCTTGAAAATGCTTAATACAGTGACGGAGATGAAATTCTGTAATGGACATAGAACTATAAAACTGAGGATTGGAATACACACAG gTCCATGTATGGCTGGAATTATAGGATTCAAAGTCCCCAAATACTGTTTATTTGGGGAAACTATCAATTTGGCAACAAGAATCAAAGCCAATAGCACAC CTAACAAGATACATATCAGCAACACAACAAACACGATTCTCAGTAAATACAgagaattcaaaattgaaaagaaaGGAGAAGTTACTCAGCAG GGAAAAACTGATATCATTACTTACTGGCTCGTCAGAAAAAGTGGCGATGCAAATCATCGAGTTCACGAACTTGATACAGATAAACGACAAGGAAGACAGGGGGACGGGAATGAAGAAGACTTCCCAGGGGAAATTGCTGCAGTGCAGGAATCAAATGAATACGTGCCTGCCAAGAGTAATGGAAAGACTAAAGAGGATAACAGGAACACCGCTAGAGTTGCACCAACAGTTGcggaaaaagaaaaagagaagAAAGCTATGAAAAAGATgaagatacaaaaataa